One window from the genome of Paraclostridium sordellii encodes:
- a CDS encoding histidinol-phosphatase HisJ family protein gives MYYDYHMHSNFSADSQTDMEDMVKKSIDLGLKEICFTDHVDYDVISDIEFETDYNAYFKNIENLKNKYSDKITIKKGIEMGLQPHIVQKCSNDIKNYPFDFVICSMHAIDKIDLYNGTFFNNKTQLQAYNKYYETLYEIVKSYDDYSVLGHLDLIKRYGDYKCELDDKLFYEIIEAILKEAINKGKGIEINTSCFRYGLKDLTPSSNILKLYKDLGGEIITTGSDSHIPSQIAYKFDYIYKKLNDFGFKYITTFDSMKPKFKNIENLI, from the coding sequence AACTGACATGGAAGATATGGTTAAAAAATCTATAGATTTAGGCTTAAAAGAAATATGTTTTACAGATCACGTTGACTACGATGTAATAAGTGATATTGAATTTGAGACAGATTACAATGCTTATTTTAAAAATATAGAAAATCTTAAAAATAAATATAGCGATAAAATTACTATAAAAAAAGGTATAGAAATGGGTCTACAACCTCATATAGTCCAAAAATGTTCTAATGATATAAAAAATTATCCTTTTGACTTTGTTATTTGCTCTATGCATGCAATTGATAAAATAGATCTATATAACGGAACTTTTTTTAATAATAAAACTCAATTACAAGCATATAACAAGTATTATGAAACATTATACGAAATAGTAAAAAGCTATGATGATTACTCAGTATTAGGTCATCTTGATTTAATTAAAAGGTATGGAGATTATAAATGTGAACTTGATGATAAACTTTTCTATGAAATCATCGAGGCTATATTAAAAGAAGCTATAAATAAAGGAAAAGGAATAGAAATTAATACATCTTGTTTTAGGTATGGATTAAAAGATTTAACACCATCATCTAACATACTTAAGTTGTATAAAGATTTAGGTGGTGAAATTATAACAACTGGATCAGATTCCCATATTCCATCTCAAATAGCGTATAAGTTTGATTATATTTATAAAAAGTTAAATGATTTTGGATTTAAGTATATAACTACATTTGATTCTATGAAACCTAAGTTCAAAAATATAGAAAATTTAATATAA